One Hypomesus transpacificus isolate Combined female chromosome 21, fHypTra1, whole genome shotgun sequence genomic region harbors:
- the keap1b gene encoding kelch-like ECH-associated protein 1B, whose translation MTESMTECKALVTPSTRNGHRVFSYTLESHTAAAFAIMNELRTDGQLCDVTLHVRYNDLDAVDFVAHKVVLASSSPVFRAMFTNGLKECGMEVVPIEGIHPRVMERLIEFAYTASISVGEKCVIHVMNGAVMYQIDSVVKACCDFLVQQLDPSNAIGIANFAEQIGCTELHQKAREYIYMNFSQVATQEEFFNLSHCQLVTLISRDELNVRCESEVFQACVAWVRYDHENRKPFVQALLQAVRCHSLTPHFLQAQLQSLEWDPQCKDYLAQIFQDLTLHKPTKLIPCRTPKVPQLIYTAGGYFRQSLSYLEAYNPCTGAWLRLADLQVPRSGLAACVISGLCYAVGGRNNAPDGNMDSNTLDCYNPMNNRWLPCAPMSVPRNRIGVGVIDRMIYAVGGSHGCYHHNSVERYDPDRDQWNLVAPMLTRRIGVGVAVINRLLYAVGGFDGTNRLSSSECYNPEKDEWNTKASMNTVRSGAGVCALGNRIYVMGGYDGTNQLNTVERYEVETDTWSFAASMRHRRSALGVTTLHGRIYVLGGYDGDTFLDSVECYEPETDTWSEVTRMTSGRSGVGVAVTMEPCQKECQVPNSNCGASSSYSCGDSSHHMTRHGESGNRGGGGNPSPSPKAFRRK comes from the exons atGACGGAGAGCATGACCGAGTGCAAGGCGCTGGTGACGCCGTCCACGCGCAACGGCCACCGGGTCTTCAGCTACACGCTGGAAAGCCACACGGCGGCCGCCTTCGCCATCATGAACGAGCTGCGGACGGACGGGCAGCTGTGCGACGTGACGCTGCACGTGCGCTACAACGACCTGGACGCCGTGGACTTTGTGGCCCACAAGGTGGTGCTGGCCTCGTCCTCGCCCGTCTTCCGCGCCATGTTCACCAACGGGCTGAAGGAGTGCGGGATGGAGGTGGTGCCCATCGAGGGGATCCACCCTCGG GTGATGGAGCGGCTGATTGAGTTTGCCTACACCGCCAGCATCTCCGTGGGGGAGAAGTGCGTGATCCACGTGATGAACGGCGCGGTCATGTACCAGATCGACAGCGTGGTCAAGGCCTGCTGCGACTTCCTGGTCCAGCAGCTGGACCCCAGCAACGCCATCGGCATCGCCAACTTTGCCGAGCAGATCGGCTGCACCGAGCTGCACCAGAAAGCCCGCGAGTACATCTACATGAACTTCAGCCAG GTGGCGACGCAGGAGGAGTTCTTCAACCTGTCCCACTGCCAGCTAGTGACCCTCATCAGCCGCGACGAGCTCAACGTCCGCTGCGAGTCCGAGGTCTTCCAGGCCTGCGTGGCGTGGGTGCGCTACGACCACGAGAACCGCAAGCCCTTCGTCCAGGCGCTGCTGCAGGCGGTCCGCTgccactccctcaccccccacttCCTCCAGGCCCAGCTGCAGTCCCTCGAGTGGGACCCCCAGTGCAAGGACTACCTGGCCCAGATCTTCCAGGACCTCACCCTCCACAAGCCCACCAAACTCATCCCCTGCCGGACGCCCAAGGTCCCCCAGCTCATCTACACGGCCGGGGGCTACTTCCGCCAGTCGCTCAGCTACCTGGAGGCCTACAACCCCTGCACGGGCGCCTGGCTGAGGCTGGCCGACCTCCAGGTGCCCCGGAGCGGTCTGGCCGCCTGCGTGATCAGCGGGCTCTGCTACGCCGTGGGGGGGAGGAACAACGCCCCCGACGGGAACATGGACTCCAACACCTTGGACTGCTACAACCCCATGAACAACCGCTGGCTGCCGTGCGCCCCCATGAGCGTGCCGCGCAACCGCATCGGGGTGGGCGTGATCGACCGGATGATCTACGCGGTGGGCGGGTCCCACGGGTGCTACCATCACAACAgcgtggagag atatGACCCCGACAGAGACCAGTGGAACCTGGTGGCCCCCATGCTGACGCGGCGCATCGGCGTGGGCGTGGCCGTCATCAACCGGCTGCTGTACGCCGTCGGGGGCTTCGACGGGACCAACCGTCTCAGCTCGTCGGAATGCTACAACCCCGAGAAGGACGAGTGGAACACCAAGGCCTCCATGAACACCGTGCGCTCCGgagcag GCGTCTGCGCCCTGGGGAACCGCATTTACGTGATGGGCGGCTATGACGGCACCAACCAGCTGAACACGGTGGAGCGCTACGAAGTGGAGACGGACACCTGGAGCTTCGCCGCCTCCATGAGGCACCGCCGGAGCGCTCTGGGCGTCACCACGCTGCACGGACGCATCTACGTCCTGG GCGGCTACGACGGGGACACCTTCCTGGACAGCGTGGAATGCTACGAGCCCGAGACGGACACGTGGTCCGAGGTGACGCGCATGACGTCGGGGAGGAGCGGCGTGGGCGTGGCCGTCACCATGGAGCCCTGCCAAAAAGAGTGCCAGGTGCCCAATAGTAACTGCGGCGCCTCGTCTTCCTACTCGTGCGGGGACTCCTCCCATCACATGACCAGGCACGGCGAGTCTGGAaatcgggggggagggggcaacccttccccctcccctaaGGCTTTCAGAAGAAAGTAA
- the si:zfos-323e3.4 gene encoding volume-regulated anion channel subunit LRRC8E gives MIPVTEFRNFASDQNPRYRVLKPWWDVFSEYLCISMLMIGVFGCTLQLTQEKISCLPSHLSSPTPEAIDCSYIRGYRENETQEHTHVAPHDTIIREVSGRKNNLDIHQYVFVNHYCYERAVHWYGKYFPYLVVIHTMIFMVASSFWFKFPGTSSKIELFVTILGKCFDSPWTTRALSEVSEERGEENMVIWRKNTMSKSPDKSSTEEETVGLLHRSSSVKSNPEKVNPEPQPDASLLDKKEGEQAKALFEKVKKFRTHVEEADLLYLMYVLQTSIKVFQFLLITIYSAVLVPNIEIIVQCLVPPDLTGFDIFCCNHNKAHIFSKLAYCYICFVGVYGLLCIYKLYWLFHRPLKEYSFEHVRLETGINDIPDVKNDFAFLLHLSDQYDALYSKRFAVFLSEVSESRLRQVNLNHEWTAKKLRTRLARNVSNRLELHLLMLPGLPETIFEVPEVESLKLELLTNVTISSNVVQLGNLQELALIHCPAKLQLAALNHLKEQLKVLRLAVEGLEQVPMWMYTLQSLEELHLSGPLTNEISRSASLDSLRELKALRVLTFRSHLTKIPPGVADVALQLHKLAVYNEGCKLQAFSSLKKLTNLASLELVACVLERIPSAVFSLSSLQELDLRDNKLTTVEEILSLQHCRRLVTLRLWHNSISYIPEHISKLRSLEVLDVSWNKLNKVPSRLFYCTKLRHLDLSHNQLTSLPPEVGILQSLQHLSASFNSLVSLPEELFSCKRLKTLALGNNHLHSLSPRVANLAQLVRLELKGNRLECLPQEIGDCPLLKLIAVVVEENLVDLLPSDIRSRMTNS, from the exons ATGATCCCAGTGACTGAGTTCAGGAACTTTGCCTCAGATCAGAATCCCCGCTATCGGGTTCTGAAGCCATGGTGGGATGTGTTTTCAGAGTACCTGTGCATTTCCATGCTCATGATTGGAGTCTTTGGATGTACCTTACAG CTGACACAGGAGAAGATCTCCTGCCTCCCCAGCCACTTGTCCAGCCCCACCCCTGAGGCCATTGACTGTAGCTATATCCGTGGGTACCGGGAGAATGAGACACAGGAGCACACTCATGTCGCACCCCACGACACTATCATACGCGAGGTATCTGGACGCAAGAACAACCTGGATATTCACCAGTACGTGTTTGTCAATCACTACTGCTACGAGCGGGCAGTCCACTGGTACGGCAAGTATTTCCCTTACCTGGTGGTCATCCACACCATGATCTTCATGGTGGCCAGCAGCTTCTGGTTCAAGTTCCCTGGAACATCGTCCAAGATCGAGCTCTTCGTCACCATCCTCGGGAAGTGTTTCGACTCGCCCTGGACCACACGGGCACTCAGCGAGGTGTCGGAGGAGCGTGGCGAGGAGAACATGGTCATCTGGAGGAAGAACACCATGTCAAAGTCACCCGACAAGTCGTCGACAGAGGAGGAAACGGTGGGACTTCTTCACCGTTCTTCCTCGGTGAAATCCAACCCGGAGAAGGTGAACCCGGAACCACAACCAGACGCTTCTCTGCTCGACAAGAAGGAAGGGGAGCAGGCCAAGGCTCTGTTTGAGAAGGTCAAGAAGTTCAGGACTCACGTGGAGGAGGCGGACCTCCTTTACTTGATGTATGTGTTACAGACGTCCATCAAGGTCTTCCAGTTTCTCTTGATCACCATCTATAGCGCTGTCCTGGTGCCCAACATCGAGATAATAGTTCAGTGCTTGGTTCCTCCAGATTTGACTGGATTTGATATCTTCTGCTGTAACCACAATAAAGCCCATATCTTTTCCAAGTTAGCCTACTGCTACATCTGCTTCGTCGGGGTCTACGGACTTCTATGCATCTATAAGCTCTATTGGCTATTCCATCGACCCCTTAAGGAGTACTCTTTTGAACATGTCAGATTAGAGACGGGCATCAACGACATTCCGGATGTGAAAAACGACTTTGCGTTCCTGTTGCACCTCAGCGATCAGTATGATGCCCTTTACTCCAAACGCTTTGCCGTCTTTCTATCAGAAGTCAGCGAAAGCCGGCTTCGCCAGGTCAACCTCAACCATGAGTGGACTGccaagaagctccgcacccgTCTTGCCCGGAACGTGAGCAACCGTCTTGAACTCCACCTCTTAATGCTACCGGGGCTTCCGGAAACTATTTTCGAGGTTCCCGAGGTGGAATCCCTGAAACTCGAACTTTTGACAAATGTCACTATTTCCTCCAATGTGGTTCAGTTAGGTAATCTCCAGGAGCTAGCGCTGATCCACTGTCCTGCTAAGCTCCAATTAGCCGCCCTGAACCACCTGAAGGAGCAACTAAAGGTTCTCCGACTGGCCGTTGAGGGTCTGGAGCAGGTGCCCATGTGGATGTACACCCTAcagagcctggaggagctgcacCTGAGTGGACCCCTGACCAACGAGATCTCCCGCAGCGCCTCGCTCGATTCCCTCCGAGAGCTCAAAGCCCTCCGAGTCCTCACCTTCCGCAGCCACCTCACCAAGATCCCGCCTGGCGTGGCGGACGTGGCTTTGCAGCTCCACAAGCTCGCCGTCTACAACGAAGGCTGCAAACTCCAAGCCTTCAGCAGTCTCAAGAAACTGACCAACCTGGCCTCCTTGGAGCTGGTGGCCTGTGTGCTGGAGCGCATCCCCAGCGCTGTATTCAGCCTGTCCAGCCTGCAGGAGCTGGACCTGAGGGACAACAAGTTGACCACCGTGGAGGAGATCCTCAGCCTGCAGCATTGCCGACGCCTGGTGACACTGCGCCTTTGGCACAACAGCATCAGCTACATACCGGAGCACATCAGCAAGCTGCGCTCCCTCGAGGTGCTGGATGTCAGCTGGAACAAGCTCAACAAGGTGCCCTCCAGGCTCTTCTACTGCACCAAGCTCAGGCACCTAGACCTCTCCCACAACcagctcacctccctcccccccgaaGTGGGCATCCTCCAGAGCCTACAGCACCTCTCAGCGTCTTTTAACTCCCTAGTGTCCCTTCCAGAAGAACTCTTCTCCTGCAAAAGGCTTAAAACCTTGGCTTTGGGAAACAACCACCTGCACTCTCTGAGTCCCAGGGTGGCCAACTTGGCCCAGCTTGTTCGCCTGGAGCTCAAAGGAAATCGCCTGGAGTGTTTACCCCAGGAGATTGGAGACTGCCCATTACTCAAGCTCATTGCTGTGGTTGTTGAAGAAAACTTAGTTGATTTGCTACCCTCAGATATACGAAGTAGGATGACCAACAGTTGA
- the cdkn2d gene encoding cyclin-dependent kinase 4 inhibitor D, producing MVLSQYDAGRSLTTAAARGDTSEVRRMLEECRVPPDTVNEFGKTALQVMMMGNVTIANLLLEHGADPNIQDRQGVTPAHDAARTGFLDTLRVLVEFGASVNTPDQSGALPIHISIREGFLDVVEFLAPRSNLKHTNTSGRTALDVARESCTANVVELLERQLESCGFQSYSPPTPL from the exons ATGGTCCTCAGTCAGTATGATGCGGGCAGGAGTTTGACGACTGCGGCGGCAAGGGGGGACACGAGTGAGGTCCGAAGGATGCTTGAGGAATGCAGAGTTCCCCCCGATACTGTCAATGAATTTGGCAAGACCGCTTTACAG gtgatgatgatgggcAACGTCACCATTGCCAATTTACTACTGGAGCACGGAGCAGACCCAAACATTCAGGACCGCCAAGGAGTGACACCAGCGCATGACGCGGCGCGCACCGGATTTCTGGACACACTCCGAGTCCTGGTGGAGTTCGGTGCCTCCGTCAACACACCAGATCAGAGTGGTGCCCTGCCCATCCACATATCCATTCGAGAAGGCTTCCTGGATGTGGTGGAGTTCCTGGCTCCACGCTCCAAcctcaaacacaccaacaccagcGGACGCACTGCGTTGGATGTGGCGCGAGAGTCGTGTACAGCCAACGTTGTGGAACTGCTGGAAAGGCAGTTGGAATCCTGTGGCTTTCAGTCTTACTCCCCACCGACACCTCTATAG